A stretch of Acipenser ruthenus chromosome 1, fAciRut3.2 maternal haplotype, whole genome shotgun sequence DNA encodes these proteins:
- the LOC117420901 gene encoding histone PARylation factor 1 isoform X1, translating to MTGRGKRKSKSAQQELKAVNGNVKKVKQHEEADVPNELRQEVNRLYQLAMPEDFYHFWVFCEKLNPEDPSGALQPSLGLQLVGPYDILAGKHKSAKNSNPNYFLHWRHFYDPPEFQTILVGNAETQYHMGYYRDSPDALPVFIGANEAKKGCSLSQMGDNMFAAVRLFLSKRQKEKSNKKQDRSLCSLEEELTAAAEKLGYSLEVKSKEMKQRDKKVVTKTFHGAGIVVPVDENDVGYRELPETDASLKKICKVITEAPNDEARIQAFAPIQEMMTYIQFANDECDYGMGYELGIDLFCYGSHYFHKMVGQLLPMAYNLLKRNLFAEIIEAHLASRNQENVDQLSA from the exons ATGACTGGGCGCGGGAAAAGGAAATCGAAATCGGCACAGCAG GAATTGAAAGCTGTGAATGGAAATGTAAAGAAGGTCAAACAACATGAAGAGGCAGACGTACCCAATGAACTAAGACAGGAGGTTAACCGTCTTTACCAGCTTGCGATGCCTGAAGACTTTTATCACTTTTGGGTCTTCTGTGAGAAACTCAATCCTGAGGACCCTTCAG GAGCACTGCAGCCCAGCCTTGGACTCCAACTGGTTGGCCCATATGACATCCTGGCAGGAAAACATAAGTCTGCAAAGAACTCAAACCCAAACTACTTTCTCCACTGGCGGCATTTTTATGACCCCCCTGAATTTCAAACCATTCTGGTGGGAAATGCAGAGACTCAGTATCACATGGGATATTACAG GGATAGTCCAGATGCATTGCCTGTATTTATTGGAGCAAACGAAGCAAAGAAAGGCTGTTCATTATCTCAGATGGGGGACAATATGTTTGCTGCAGTCAG aCTTTTTCTTagtaaaagacagaaagaaaagagTAATAAAAAGCAAGACCGTTCTCTATGCAGCCTGGAAGAGGAGTTGACAGCTGCAGCAGAGAAACTTGGGTATTCATTGGAGGTAAAATCCAAAGAAATGAAGCAGAGGGACAAAAAG gtAGTTACAAAGACGTTCCATGGGGCTGGCATTGTGGTTCCAGTGGATGAAAACGACGTAGGTTATCGAGAGCTTCCTGAAACGGATG cCAGTCTTAAAAAGATATGCAAAGTTATCACAGAAGCCCCGAATGATGAGGCGAGAATCCAAGCCTTTGCTCCCATTCAGGAGATGATGACCTACATTCAATTTGCCAATGATGAATGTGACTATGGTATGGGGTATGAACTTGGAATAGACCTTTTCTGTTATGGGTCACAT tatttccaCAAGATGGTAGGACAGCTCCTGCCAATGGCCTACAACCTTCTCAAGAGGAATCTTTTTGCTGAAATTATTGAAGCTCATTTAGCCAGTAGGAACCAAGAAAATGTGGACCAGTTGTCTGCATGA
- the LOC117420901 gene encoding histone PARylation factor 1 isoform X2 encodes MTGRGKRKSKSAQQELKAVNGNVKKVKQHEEADVPNELRQEVNRLYQLAMPEDFYHFWVFCEKLNPEDPSGALQPSLGLQLVGPYDILAGKHKSAKNSNPNYFLHWRHFYDPPEFQTILVGNAETQYHMGYYRDSPDALPVFIGANEAKKGCSLSQMGDNMFAAVRLFLSKRQKEKSNKKQDRSLCSLEEELTAAAEKLGYSLEVVTKTFHGAGIVVPVDENDVGYRELPETDASLKKICKVITEAPNDEARIQAFAPIQEMMTYIQFANDECDYGMGYELGIDLFCYGSHYFHKMVGQLLPMAYNLLKRNLFAEIIEAHLASRNQENVDQLSA; translated from the exons ATGACTGGGCGCGGGAAAAGGAAATCGAAATCGGCACAGCAG GAATTGAAAGCTGTGAATGGAAATGTAAAGAAGGTCAAACAACATGAAGAGGCAGACGTACCCAATGAACTAAGACAGGAGGTTAACCGTCTTTACCAGCTTGCGATGCCTGAAGACTTTTATCACTTTTGGGTCTTCTGTGAGAAACTCAATCCTGAGGACCCTTCAG GAGCACTGCAGCCCAGCCTTGGACTCCAACTGGTTGGCCCATATGACATCCTGGCAGGAAAACATAAGTCTGCAAAGAACTCAAACCCAAACTACTTTCTCCACTGGCGGCATTTTTATGACCCCCCTGAATTTCAAACCATTCTGGTGGGAAATGCAGAGACTCAGTATCACATGGGATATTACAG GGATAGTCCAGATGCATTGCCTGTATTTATTGGAGCAAACGAAGCAAAGAAAGGCTGTTCATTATCTCAGATGGGGGACAATATGTTTGCTGCAGTCAG aCTTTTTCTTagtaaaagacagaaagaaaagagTAATAAAAAGCAAGACCGTTCTCTATGCAGCCTGGAAGAGGAGTTGACAGCTGCAGCAGAGAAACTTGGGTATTCATTGGAG gtAGTTACAAAGACGTTCCATGGGGCTGGCATTGTGGTTCCAGTGGATGAAAACGACGTAGGTTATCGAGAGCTTCCTGAAACGGATG cCAGTCTTAAAAAGATATGCAAAGTTATCACAGAAGCCCCGAATGATGAGGCGAGAATCCAAGCCTTTGCTCCCATTCAGGAGATGATGACCTACATTCAATTTGCCAATGATGAATGTGACTATGGTATGGGGTATGAACTTGGAATAGACCTTTTCTGTTATGGGTCACAT tatttccaCAAGATGGTAGGACAGCTCCTGCCAATGGCCTACAACCTTCTCAAGAGGAATCTTTTTGCTGAAATTATTGAAGCTCATTTAGCCAGTAGGAACCAAGAAAATGTGGACCAGTTGTCTGCATGA